In Roseicyclus marinus, the genomic window GGCCCGCGCCCTTGGGGCGGATGCGGTGGCCGATGCCTTTGCCAAGGCGGGGGTGCGGGTCATCCGCAACGGGTCGCGCGGGATGGTCTGGTTGGAGCCGCTGGTCGAGATCGAGGAGGGCGGCGCGCGCCGCGCCTATGGATCGGTCACGCCTGCCGATGTCGCGGGCATCCTGTCGGGTGAAGTGCAAAGCCTTGGCCCCGTTGAAGATATTCCGTTCTTTGCGCGGCAGACCCGGCTGACCTTTGCCCGGTGCGGGCTGATCGACCCGCTCGACCTGGCGGAATACGAGGCCCATGGCGGGCTTGCCGGTCTGCGCCGCGCGCTGGAGCTGGGGTCCGAAGGGATCCTGGCGGAAGTCAAGGACAGCGGCCTGCGCGGACGGGGCGGCGCGGGTTTTCCCACGGGGATCAAATGGGAAACGGTCGCGCGCGCCCAGGCCGACCGCAAATACATCGTGTGCAACGCCGACGAGGGCGACAGCGGCACCTTTGCCGACCGGATGCTGATGGAGGGCGACCCGTTCTCGCTGATCGAGGGGATGGTGATCGCGGGCATCGCCGTGGGGGCGACAAAGGGCTTCGTCTATATCCGCTCGGAATATCCCGATGCCATCGAGGTGATGTACCGAGTAGTCGAAATATCACGAAAAAACAAAATTTTGGGGCACGTTCTTCATTCGGAACATGAATTCGATATCGAGATCCGGGTCGGTGCGGGCGCCTATGTCTGCGGCGAGGAAACCTCGCTCCTGAACTCGCTCGAGGGCAAGCGCGGGGTGGTGCGCGCCAAGCCGCCGCTGCCTGCGCTCGAAGGGTTCATGGGGCGGCCCACGGTCGTGAACAACGTGATCTCGCTCGGCACGATCCCGGTCATCCTCGAGAAGGGCGCGGCGCATTACGCGGGCTTTGGCCTTGGGCGGTCCAAGGGGACGATGCCCATCCAGATCGCGGGCAATGTCGCGCGTGGCGGGTTGTTCGAGACGGCCTTTGGCATGCCCTTGGGCGCGTTGGTCAACGAGATCGCGGGCGGCACGGCCACGGGGCGGCCCGTCAAGGCGGTGCAGGTGGGCGGGCCGCTTGGCGCCTATTTCGCGCCGGAGAAATTCGACACGCCTTTTGCCTACGAGGAATTCGACGGGCAGGGCGGCTTGATCGGGCATGCCGGTGTCGTGGTCTTTGACGAGAGCGCCGACATGCGCGCCATGGCGCGGTTCGCCATGGAATTCTGCGCGGTGGAGAGCTGCGGGAAATGCACGCCTTGCCGCATCGGCGCGGTGCGGGGCGTGGAGACCATCGATCGGATCGCGGCGGGCGATGCATCCGCCGTGCCGCTTCTGGTCGATCTGTGCGAGACGATGAAACATGGCTCGCTCTGCGCCTTGGGCGGGTTCACGCCCTATCCGGTGATGAGTGCGCTGACGCAATTCCCCGAGGAGTTCGCGGGTCATCGGGAGGCGGCGGAATGAGCCAGAATTCCCGGTTTCGCTGCCTTCGGCATCGACCCGCGGGGGCCTTGCCCCCGCACCCCCCAGAGTTTTTCGACCAAGATGAAGCAGGGAGCATTCCGCGCATGAAGGATTTCATCATTCCCTGGGGTGACGACCGCGACATGGGCACGCCTGCGAAAGAGGGCGCGCCCATCACGCTGGAGATCGACGGGTTCGAGGTGACGGTGCCCGAGGGCACATCCGTGATGCGGGCGGCGGCGATCGCGGGCATCAAGGTGCCCAAGCTTTGCGCCAGCGACAACCTGGAGGCTTTCGGGTCGTGCCGACTGTGCGTGGTCGAGATCGAGGGGCGGCGCGGCACGCCTGCGTCTTGCACCACGCCGGTGGCACCCGGGATGGTCGTGCGGACCCAATCCGAGCAGGTCAAGAAGATCCGCAAGGGGGTGATGGAGCTTTATATCTCGGACCATCCGCTTGATTGCCTGACCTGTAGCGCCAATGGCGATTGCGAGTTGCAGGATATGGCGGGTGTCGTGGGCCTGCGCGATCAGCGCTTCGAGGCGCCCGAGGGGGGCATGCGGACCCATTTCGCGACCCGAGACACGAGCGGGCAGGCGAACCCCGAATACAGGCCCAAGGACGACAGCAACCCGTATTTCACCTATGATCCGGCGAAATGCATCGTCTGCAATCGCTGCGTCAGGGCCTGCGAAGAGGTGCAGGGGACATTTGCCCTGACGATCGAAGGCCGGGGGTTCGACAGCCGTGTGTCCGCCGGTGGGGCAGGTGACGATTTCTTGTCCTCCGATTGCGTGAGCTGCGGGGCCTGCGTGCAGGCTTGCCCGACCGCGACCCTGCAGGAAAAGAGCGTCATCGAATTGGGCACGCCGACGCGGTCGGTCATCACCACCTGCGCCTATTGCGGGGTGGGATGTTCCTTCAAGGCGGAGCTCAACGGCGACGAATTGGTGCGCATGACGCCCTACAAGCATGGCGCGGCCAATCGCGGGCATTCTTGCGTGAAGGGGCGGTTTGCCTATGGCTATGCGACCCATGCCGACCGCATCCTGAGCCCGATGATCCGCGAGACCATCGACGAGCCCTGGCGCGAGGTGAGCTGGGAGGAGGCGCTTGGGTTTGCCGCGGCCAAGATGCGGGGCATCCAGGCCAAGTATGGGCGCAAGGCGGTGGGGGTCATAACCTCGAGCCGGTGCACCAACGAAGAGACCTACCTGGTGCAGAAGCTGACGCGGGCGGTGTTCCTGAACAACAACACCGACACCTGCGCGCGCGTCTGCCATTCGCCGACGGGCTATGGCCTGGGCCAGACATTCGGCACCAGTGCGGGCACGCAGAATTTCGACAGCGTGGCCAAGGCGGATGTCGTTGTCGTGATCGGGGCGAACCCGACCGACGGGCACCCGGTTTTCGCCAGCCGTCTCAAGAAACGCCTGCGGGCGGGGGCCAAGCTGATCGTCATCGACCCGCGCCGGATCGATCTTGTGAAATCGGCCCATATCGAGGCGGCCCATCACCTGGCGCTGCGCCCCGGCACCAATGTGGCGGTCGTGACCGCGCTTGCGCATGTGATCGTGACCGAAAAGCTCTATGACGAGAGCTTCATCAGGCAGCGCTGCGATTGGGACGAGTTCGAGGAGTACGCGGAATTCATCAGCGATGTCCGCCATGCCCCCGAGATGACCGAGATGCTGACGGGCGTTCCGGCGGAGGAATTGCGCGCGGCAGCCCGGCTTTATGCGACGGGCGGCAATGGCGCGATCTACTACGGGCTGGGTGTGACCGAGCATAGCCAAGGGTCGACCACCGTGATGGGGATCGCGAACCTCGCGATGCTGACGGGCAATATCGGGCGCGAGGGCGTGGGCGTGAACCCGCTGCGCGGGCAGAACAACGTGCAAGGGTCCTGCGACATGGGATCCTTCCCGCATGAATTGCCGGGATATCGCCATGTGAAGAACGCCGATGTGCGCGCGATTTTCGAGAGCGCCTGGGGGGTCGAGATCGACGCGGAGCCGGGTCTGCGCATTCCCAACATGCTCGACGCGGCCGTATCGGGGCAGTTCAAGGGGCTCTATTGCCAGGGCGAGGATATCTTGCAATCCGATCCCGATACCCGCCATGTCGCGGCGGGGCTGGCGGCGATGGATTGTGTCATCGTCCATGACCTTTTCCTGAACGAGACGGCGAATTACGCCCATGTCTTCTTGCCCGGCTCGACCTTTCTGGAAAAGGACGGAACCTTTACCAATGCCGAGCGGCGCATCAACCGCGTGCGCAAGGTCATGGCACCGCGCAACGGTTATGCGGATTGGGAAATCACCCAGATGCTGGCCAATGCGATCCTGAAAGCCGAGGGGCGCCCGCTGTGGCATTACACCCATCCGGCCCAGATCATGGAGGAAATCGCGGCCACGACCCCCGGTTTTGCCAATGTCGATTACGCCATGCTGGAGGAAAAGGGCTCTGTGCAATGGCCCTGCAACGATGCCGCGCCCGAAGGTTCGCCCATCATGCATGTCGATGGCTTCGTGCGGGGCAAGGGGCGTTTCATCGTCACCGAATATGTCGCGACCGAAGAGCGGACCGGCCCGCGGTTCCCGCTCCTGCTCACCACCGGGCGCATCCTGAGCCAGTACAACGTGGGGGCCCAGACGCGGCGGACGCCGAACACGGTCTGGCACACGGAGGATGTGCTTGAAATCCATCCCCATGATGCCGAGGTGCGCGGCGTGAAGGAGGGGGATTGGGTCAAGCTGGCGTCCCGTTCGGGCGAAACGGCGATGCGGGCGCATCTGACGGATCGGGTCAGCCCCGGTGTGGTTTACACGACCTTTCACCATCCCACGACACAGGCCAATGTGATCACCACCGATTATTCCGACTGGGCCACGAATTGCCCGGAATACAAGGTGACGGCGGTTCAGGTGGGGCTGTCGAACGGACCGACCGAGTGGCAGGAAAGCTACGAGGAACAGGCGCGGCTGTCGCGCCGGATCCTGCCGGCGGCCGAATGAAGGCGAGCCGGTCCATATCCGCCCGGGCGCTTGGCCCCGAAGGCGCGCGCGACATCACGCGGTCCCTGCCCGAGGAGGTGCCGGTTGCAATCACCTGCAATGGCACGACGCAGGCCGTGATGATGACGAGCCCCGCCGATCTGGAGGATTTCGCGATCGGCTTTGCCATGACCGAAGGCTTTGCGCGGCTTGACCAGATCGAGCGGGTCGAGGTGATGGAACTGGCGCAGGGGATCGAGGCGCGGCTCTGGATCGCCGAAGAGGCGGCAAATGCCCTGGGCGCGCGGCGGCGTGCGATGATGGGGCCGGTCGGCTGCGGGCTTTGCGGTATCGACAGTCTGGAGCAGGCCCTGCGCGATCTTCCGCCCGTCACGGGGCGGCTTGCGCTGTCCCTGTCCGAGGCCGCGGGGGCGGGGGATGCGCTCAGGGCGCATCAACCGCTGCATGATTTGACCCATGCCGTTCATGCGGCTGGATTTTTCATTCCCGGTCAGGGTATCGTCATGGTCCGGGAGGATGTCGGGCGGCACAATGCGCTCGACAAGCTGATCGGCGCGGCGCTGCGGGCAGAGATCGACCCTGCCTGCGGCGCCGTGGTCATCACCAGCCGCGTCTCGGTCGAGATGGTGCAGAAGACCGTGATGTTCGGCAGCCCGATCCTGATCGCCGTATCGGCCCCCACCGCGCAGGCGCTGCGCAGCGCGGAGGCGGCTGGCCTGAGCGTTGCGGCCTTCGGGCGCGAGGGGCGCTTGCAGGTTTTCACCCATCCCCATCGCATCCAGGAGGATCGTTCCCATGTCGCATGACAAGCTGATCCGCATGGCCAACCAGATCGCCACCTTCTTTCACAGCCAGCCCGGCGTCGATCAGGTGGAAAAGGTCGCGGCCCATCTCAAGGATTACTGGGCGCCCGAGATGCGCGCGGAGCTCAAGGCGCAGGCAGCTGACCATGAACAGGAGATGGACGTGCTTGTGCGCCGGGCGCTGCCCATGATCTGAAATTTGCAGGGTATCGGGGCTGGGGCTTGTGGCGATGCCCCGTCCTCCGCTACGACTGGCGCAGGTCGTTTCACTATGCGGCCCAAGGTTTCAACATGTGGAACAAGCCATGTCCGACACCCGCGCCAATCGCCGCTACCGCAGCCAGGAATGGTTCGACAATCCCAACAACCCGGGCATGACCGCGCTGTATCTGGAGCGCTACCAGAACCAGGCCTTTACCCAAGCCGAATTGCAGGCGGAAAAGCCCATCATCGGCATCGCCCAGACGGGCAGCGATCTTGTGCCCTGCAACAAGATCCACGTGTTCCTGATGGACCGGATCAAGGCGGGTATCCGCGATGCGGGCGGCATTCCGATGGAATTCCCGGTGCATCCGATCCAGGAAACCGGCAAACGGCCCACGGCGGCGCTGGATAGAAACTTGCAATATCTGAGCCTTGTCGAGGTTTTGCACGGCTATCCCATTGACGGGGTGGTGCTGACCACGGGTTGCGACAAGACCACGCCGGCGATGCTGATGGGGGCGGCGACGGTCGATCTGCCCGCCATCGCGCTGAACGGCGGGCCGATGCTGGATGGCTGGTGGCAGGGCAAGCGCGCGGGATCGGGGACGATCATCTGGGAAAGCCGCCGCCTGCTGGCCGAGGGCAAGATCGATTACGAGGAATTCATGGCGCGCGCCTGCGCCTCGTCGCCGTCGCTGGGGCATTGCAACACGATGGGCACGGCCAGCACGATGAACGCGCTGGCCGAAGCCTTGGGCATGACGCTGCCGGGTGCCGCGGCGATCCCCGCGCCGTTCCGCGAGCGGATGGAGATGGCCTATCTGACGGGGCGGCGGATCGTGGAGATGGTGGAGGCGGATCTGAAGCCCTCCGACATCCTGACAAGGGATGCTTTTCTCAATGCAATCAAGGTGAACACGGCCATCGGCGGGTCGACGAACGCGCCGCCGCATCTGGCCGCGATCGCGCGTCATGCGGGCGTGGAGCTGGATGTGCGCGATTGGCAGGATCACGGATTGGATTTGCCCTTGCTCGTCAACATGCAGCCTGCGGGCGCGTATCTGGGCGAGAGTTTCTTTCGCGCGGGCGGTGTTCCGGCGGTGATGGGGGAATTGCTGGCGGCGGGGCATCTGGAGGGCGGCGTCATGACGGCGAGCGGCAAGCCGCTGGCGGAGGCGCTGGGTCCTGCGCGGAGCCTTGATCACGACGTCATTCGCCCGTGCGATCAACCACTTAGGGAAAAGGCGGGCTTTGCGGTTCTGAGCGGGAACCTGTTTGACAGCGCGTTGATGAAGACGAGTGTCATCTCGGCCGATTTCCGGGACCGTTTCCTGAAGGACGGGGTGTTCGAAGGGCGGGCCGTCGTCTTCGAGGGGCCGGAAGATTATCACCAAAGGATTAACGATCCGGGGTTAGGTATTAACGAAACCTCAATTTTGTTCATCCGAAACGTAGGCTGTGTCGGCTATCCCGGTTCGGCGGAGGTGGTGAACATGCAGCCGCCAGATCACCTGATCCGGGCGGGCATCCGGCATCTGCCGACGGTGGGCGACGGGCGGCAATCGGGGACATCGGAAAGCCCCTCGATCCTGAACGCCTCGCCCGAGGCGGTGGTGGGGGGCGGTCTTGCGCTGATCAAGACGGGCGACCCGGTGCGGCTGGACCTGAACACGGGGCGGATGGATGCGATGGTCGCCCCCGAGGACTGGGAGGCGCGGCGCGCGGGCTGGACGCCCCCCGAGATCGTCAACCAGACGCCCTGGCAGGAAATCTACCGGACCCATGTCGGGCAATTGGCGCAAGGTGGATGCCTTGAACTGGCCACGGCGTATCAGCGGATCGCAAAGGACCTGCCGCGCGACAATCACTGACGGGCGAGCATCGCGCGCGCGGTCAGAGCTCCATCCGCACCATCTGCTTGGGCAGGGCTGCGAGGGCTGTGGCGATCTCGTCCTCGGTCGGGTTGGCGATGGGCGTGGCGTTTTCGATCAGGCCCAGGGCGGCCAATTCGTCGGCCATCCGGCGCAGATCATGGAGCGCGCGGACATTCGATTGCTCGCCGTAGATCCGGCCCGGATGGTAGAGCCGAGTCAGCGTGTCGATCACATGGACCCGTGCCGCGCTTTGCCAGTGCAATTGCGCGACAAAGGAGGCGGTATTGCCGGTGGTGCGGCGGGGAATGATCCCGATCTCGACCGGCTGATCCGGCGCGAGCGCATAGGCGATCACGTGCAGCGCCGAGCCTTCGACGGTGACGATGCGGCGTGCGGCGCGGTAGCGGGCGACCTGTTCGGTGAGGCTGTGGGCTTCGGGGTGGAAGATCTCGTAGCCGTTGGCGGCGAATAGCGCCTCGATCCTGTCCTCGAACATCAGGTTGCCCATGACCGACAGACGCGCGCGCGAGACATAGAGATTCTCGCTGCCCGCAGGGGCGACATCGGGCAGGAAATGCCGCTTGATGAAGGCGCGGAATTCCGGTGCGCCGGGGCTGAAATCGCCGCCGCCCATGCCCTGCGCGCCGAGGATCAGACGTTCGGGACGGGCGGGTTGCGTGGGGCAGGCGCGGCGGGTGGGCAGGCCGGGAAAGGCGTCGAACACGGCCTGCGTCGCGGCCAGATAGCGCTTGGGGCGTTGGTAGAAGCTGCGATGGACCGCCGGAAGAAAGACGATCCCGTCGGGCGGCGTGTCGAGATGATCGAGCACCCAGAGCCGTGACAGGCTTTCGATGATGCAATGCCCGAAGGCGGGGTCGAGCACGCCTCCGTAAAGCCATGTGCCGGGCATGTCGGTCACCGGGACATCGGGGTCGGGCACGCAGGGCAGCGTCCAGCGCTTGGTGCTGGTGTAGCGGCAATGGGAAAGGTCGACGAAGTGCCCATCCGCCCCGATCACGCCGCCGGGTCGGGGGCTGTGGTTCTTGGCGTGGTGGGTGACGGGCCAGATCAGCGGCGCATCCAGTGTCGTGATGCTGCGGGCGAGCGGCGCGTCGGGGTCGAAGGTGGCGCTGTCCGTCCCCATGGCTCAGACAAACCCATGGGCGGCAAGGCGGTGGAGGAGGTCGTCGGCATCCTCGCCGTCTTGCAGGGGGATGTCTTGCGCGTTGTCCAGACCGTAGAGCCGGGCGAGGGGGGCGAAATCCGTGGCGTGATCGCCCGGGGTCGCGGCAAGTCTGGCGATCTTGGCCGTTCGGGGGGCGGCGTAAAGGGCCAGATCCTCGGCCGCGCTGCCCGAGACGAGGATCGTATCGGCGGTTTCGATCCGGGGGAGCAGCTCGGGCAGGGGTGCGCAGGCAAGGTCCTGGACCCTGTAGCCTGCGCCCGTGAGCGCGGTGTGACGCGGGCTGCCCGCGGCCATCGCCGGGGCGCTTGGGCCATCATGGAGGCAGAGCCGCCCGCCAGCGCCCCCCTTTGCGGCAGGTGCAGCGCGGGACCGGAGGAAGGCGCGGAAATCGGCGGTGCCATGGCGCAAGGTTCCTGCCGCCACGGCCTGCGGCGGCACGATCAGGGTTTCGAACCGGCTGGGGCCCGACAGGATGAGCGGGTCAAGCCCGGGTGCCCAGCGGGGCAGCAGGGCCGCAAGGAAAGCGGCGTAGCGATCCGCCGTCGCGGGACCATGGGGAAAGAAGACCACACCGCGTGGCGCGATCCCGGCAAGATGCGGCAGGCACCAGAGCCGCGCCAGCATCTGGCGGAGCGCATCGGGGGAAAGCGGGTCGAGCGGCCCGCCGAAAACCCATGTACCCGCGATGTCGGTGATGCGTTTGGGGCGGGGGTGGTGGCGGCTGATCGTGGCGCGGGTGGTGGCATCGTGCCACGAAATCGCGCCCGGCACCTCGCGCTGGTCGGCGTCGAAGACGCTGGCGGTGATGGGGCCTGTGCCTGTGCCGGGGCTTTTGACCAGAACCGCGTCCGTGACGGTTTCGATGGCCTCGGCCCATTCGGTGTCTGGGTCGAAGGCGAGACATTCGGGGATGGCGCGCCAGGCCACGCGGCTTTGGTCGAGGCCGAGCTGCATCCGCGCCGGGGTCTTGAACGCCTTGACCTGAAGGTCGGAGGAGGCGGGATCGAGGATCAGGCCCGCCGCCTCGATCCGGCGGATGCATTCGGCGGCTGCATCCGCGCCGTAGATCGTGGGGTGCAGTTCGACGATCAGGAAGTCGATGCCGGACAGATCGGCCGAGCCCAGGAAATCCAGCTCGCCCCCTTCGATGTCCATGACGAGGACATTGTGGGGAAAGTCGCGGCGGAGGTCCTCATAGGACAGGGTCTCGACCCGGACGGTGCGGGCATCGGTTTCGGCGGCATCGGCAGCGGCGATGCGCGAGCCCAGAAAGCTGGTGCTGACCGAAAAGAGGGTGGAGGGCACGGGATCGGGCGCGGCCATGACAAGCGCGTTCTGCACCGTCACCCGATCCGAGAGGCCGTTGAGCGCATGCAGTTTGCGGATATGGTCGATCAGGTCGGGATTGCCCTCGAAGGTGCGGACCTGCACCTCGTCGACATTGCGGGCGATGATCGCGCTGACGATGCCCGCGCCCGAGCCCAGTTCGACCACGCGGTCCCCCGGTCGCAGGTTGACAAGCGTGCCTTCGATCTCGGGGCGTTCGTAGAGGCCGCGCTGGATCGCGGCGATGGTGCGCGGCGACAGGTGCGGGGCGGCGGGGATGCGGATGCCGTGCAATTCGGCGACGATATCCGGGTCGCGATCCATGGGGCTACTCGATCTTGATCGTTACATGCGCCGGGCCCTTGGGCCTTGCGCTATACCTGTTGTTCTTGGGAATAGCCGAAATTCCGCCGGTTCGGAAGCTTTTGGTCCTGCCGATGTCGCCATGGTGGCCGGATGCGAAAAGGGCGCGCCATGAAAGGCGCGCCCTTGACGTATTCCCGAAGGAAAGGGTCGATTACATCAGTTCGATGTTCACGGCGCTTTCGCGGCCGTCACGGCCCTTTTCGAGGTCGAACTTGACCTTCTGGTTGTCGGCGAGGCCGGTGAGGCCCGAACGCTCGACGCCCGAGATGTGGACGAAAACGTCCTTGGAACCGCCATCGGGGGCGATGAAGCCGTAGCCCTTGGTGGTGTTGAACCATTTCACGGTGCCGGTGGCCATATCCGTGTCTCCTGTCATGTTGCGCTGCCCGCGACATGCGGCAGCTTCGGCGTCACCCATGCAAGATCGAGAGCACAAGCTTTGCCGAAGAGGCGAAAGACAGGGGTCGATAGAGTAGAGATAGCGCAAAGAGAGTGCCTTATCCGCGTCTGAAAGTAAAGGTGTTTCGCGGGTCCGGTCGGGGGCGGAGCGTGACCCAGATCAAGGTGCGCGGTGGCGAGGCGTCTAGGGTTCGGGCATGCGGACCTGGCCCGATGGCCCGGCGCGATGCGGAAGGACCCAGATGACCAGCCTGACAAGCACCCCCCATGATGCGCTGCAAATCGGGCAGGAGGCCGTGGTGCGGCGGTTGTGCCGGGCCGAGGATCTCTATGTCTTTGCCCATGCGAGCGGCAATCTGAACCCGATGCATCTGCCCGAGCTGGACGGGGATGGCGACGGGCGGGCAGAGGCGGTCGCGCCTTCGGCCTGGGTGGCGGCGCTGATCTCGGGGGTGTTGGGCAACCAGTTGCCGGGGCCGGGGACGCTTTACCTGTCGCAGGATCTGCGGTTCCTGGGGCGCGCCCATGCGGGCGAGACGCTGGAGGCGGGCGTGCGGGTGGTGGAAAAGCTGCCCGACCGTGTGGTGCGGATGGCGGTCTGGGTGGATGGGCCGGGCGGGCGCATAGCCGAGGGCGAGGCGCGCGTGCGCGCCCCCGATGCCGCGCGGCGGTTCGACGGGCTGGAGGTGCCGGGGCTGATCGTGCAGGCCCATCGCCAGTTCGATGCGCTTTTGGCACGGGCGGCCGCATTTCCCGCGCTTCCCACGCTGGTCGTCTGTCCCGAAAGCCCCGATGCGGTGATGGGGGCCGTGATGGCGCGGGCGCATGGGTTGATCGAGCCGGTTTTCGTGGGCGCGCCCGACAAGATCGCGCTCGCGGCTGAAGCCGCGGGGGCCGATCTGGCGGGGATCGAGATCGTCGATGTGCCCGACCACCGGGCCGCCGCCCTCAGGGCTGTCGCGATGATCCACGAGGGGCGGGGGCGGGCGCTGATGAAGGGGCATCTGCACACCGACCAGCTGTTGCATGCGATCCTGAAAAAGGAGGGCGGGCTGAGGACGAACCGGCGGGTGAGCCATGTTTTCGTGATGGATGTGCCGGGGCTCGACCATCTCTTGTTCGTCACGGATGCGGCGATCAACATCGCCCCGGACCTCGAATGCAAGGTGTCGATCGTGCAGAACGCCATCGACCTGGCCCGCGCGCTGGGGGTGGACCAGCCCAAGGTCGGCATCCTGTCGGCGGTCGAGACGGTCACGCCCTCGATCCCCTCGACGCTCGATGCCGCGGTCCTGTCGAAGATGGCCGAGCGCGGGCAGATCACGGGCGGGTTGGTCGATGGGCCGCTCGCCATGGACAATGCGGTCGATGCGGGGGCCGCGCGCACCAAGGGGCTGACCGGGATGGTGGCGGGGCGGGCCGATATCCTTGTCGTGCCGAACATGGAAGCGGGCAACATGATCGCCAAGGAGCTGACATTCCTGGCCCATGCGGGGGCGGCGGGGATCGTGATGGGGGCGCAGGTGCCGGTGATCCTGACGAGCCGGGCCGATGACGACAAGGCGCGGCTGGCGTCCTGCGCGGTGGCCGTATTGTGCGCGGAGGCGCGGGGATGCGCCTGATCCTGACGCTGAACGCGGGGTCAAGTTCGATCAAGGTCGGGCTCTACGAGGCCGGGGCCGCCGGGGGGCTGGGCGAGCCGCGCGAGCTGGCGCGGGGGCAGGTGGAGGCGCTGGGCGCTGCCGCCGTGATGGAGATCGACGCGGGCAGGGCGCGCGCGCGTGTCGAGATCGGCGTTGCCGATCATGCCACGGCGCTGGCGCGGCTCATCGCGGGCTTGCAGCCGCTTTTCGCCGGGCGCGAGATCGCGGCGGTGGGGCACCGGATCGTGCATGGAGGCGCGGATATCGACGGGCCGCGCCTGCTGACACCGGAGCTGGTCGCCGAGCTGGAGGCGTTGACGCCGCTCGCGCCGCTCCACCAGCCCCATAACCTTGCCGGTCTGCGCGCGGCGATGACGGCCTTTCCGCAGGCCTGCCAGGTCGCGGCCTTCGACACGGCCTTTCACCGGGGCCATCCTTTCGTGAACGACACCTTTGCCCTGCCGCGACGGTTCTACGAGGCTGGCGTCCGGCGCTACGGGTTCCATGGCTTGAGCTATGACTACATCGCCGGACGGCTGGCGCAGGATCATCCCGAGCTTGCGCGGGGGCGGGTGATCGTGGCGCATCTGGGCAATGGCGCATCGCTCTGCGCGCTCGATGGGGGGCGATCCATCGCCTCGACCATGGGGTTTTCGGCGCTGGACGGGATGCCGATGGGCACGCGGGTGGGCCAGCTTGATCCGGGCGTGGTGCTCTACCTGCTAGAGCAGGGGATGAGCGGGGGCGAGATCACTGACCTGCTCTACCGCGAAAGCGGGCTTTTGGGCCTGTCGGGATTGAGCCATGACATGCGGGTCCTGTTGGCCACGGATAGTGCGGGGGCCGAGGAGGCCATCGCCTATTTCACCTTTCGGCTGGCGCGCGAGATCGGGGGGCTGGCGGCGGCGCTGGGCGGGGTGGATGCGCTGGTCTTTACCGGCGGGATCGGGGAGAACGCGGGCCCGATCCGGGCGCGCGCGCTGGAGCGGCTGGGGTTTCTGGGCCTGTCGGTCGATCCGGCGCGCAACGCGGCCAATGCGGCGATGATCCATGCGGGCCCCGTGCCGATCCTCGTGATGCCGACCGACGAGGAGCGGGTGATCGCACGGGCCGCCATGGCGCTTGCCCCTTGACCTTGGCGCGGGGAGGGTCGAGGGGAGGGTTATGCGTATCTTATTGATCCTTGCCCTTCTGACGCTGGCCGGTGTGATCGGCGCGGCGGTCTTTTTTCGCAGCGTGTCCATGCCGCCCGAGGTCTGGGACGTGGATCCCGCCCGCGTGACCCCGCCCGCAAGCCCAAATTTCGCGCTGCTGCGCGGGGCGGAGGCGCCCGTGTTCGACATGG contains:
- a CDS encoding acetate/propionate family kinase, with amino-acid sequence MRLILTLNAGSSSIKVGLYEAGAAGGLGEPRELARGQVEALGAAAVMEIDAGRARARVEIGVADHATALARLIAGLQPLFAGREIAAVGHRIVHGGADIDGPRLLTPELVAELEALTPLAPLHQPHNLAGLRAAMTAFPQACQVAAFDTAFHRGHPFVNDTFALPRRFYEAGVRRYGFHGLSYDYIAGRLAQDHPELARGRVIVAHLGNGASLCALDGGRSIASTMGFSALDGMPMGTRVGQLDPGVVLYLLEQGMSGGEITDLLYRESGLLGLSGLSHDMRVLLATDSAGAEEAIAYFTFRLAREIGGLAAALGGVDALVFTGGIGENAGPIRARALERLGFLGLSVDPARNAANAAMIHAGPVPILVMPTDEERVIARAAMALAP